In Nematostella vectensis chromosome 3, jaNemVect1.1, whole genome shotgun sequence, the genomic window AGGGAGTTATGGTGCagatggaggggggggggctttcaGTTGGGGTTTAGCGCGAGCGCAGGATGGTTCTAGGCTTTTTCTGGAGGGTAACTTGAAGTCAGTTATAACATCGGATGGTAAGAGAGGAGTTGAAGAATGTTTGAACGCGCGGGGCAGGATACTTCAGTGAAGGACCTCTATCTGTAAGACCTAGTAAGGAGTACAAACATCTGGGACGGGTCAAAATGAAAGGAGGAGAGTAGATACAAGACAAATGAATTATTAAACCCGCCATGGCTATTTTTCTATTTGTAGACAAGTTCGGCTCCCACGTTCACGTTTGGGACTGGACCACACACGAGAAAGTCCAAACCATGGATTTGGGATTCGGTACTATTCCCTTGGAGATCAGATTCCTGCACGACCCCAGTCAACCACAGGGATTTACTGGCTGTGCCCTCAGCTCAACTATCGTCAGGTTCTTCAAAACCCCGGTAGGAGGATAGCAGTCAAAACGTGTGGAGGCGCAAAAGCGTGCCGTTCTTTTGTGACAGTATAATATATATGTcccatttttcatttttccatGCAAGAGCCTCTAACATGTTACTTGATCTGTGGTGGATGAGAAAGCTTTATTGAAACAGTTTATTGATTTGTGTTTGATTTAGGACAACTCTTGGAGCCACGAAACCGTTATCACTGTGCCGCCCAAGAAAGTAGAGGGCTGGGTCCTACCGGAAATGCCTGGTAAGATGCATACGAGAGGAAACTACTTTTAAAGGGGCTTGCTATTCGGTTTTTCGTGGGCCACGATTTACTAAACATCTGCTCCAACAGGAGAGCAAGGTCCTAGCGTAAGAGGCCAACACAAATATTTGTCGTTCACTTGGTCATTCACCTGAAATGTTTGCAGTTCACAAAGAATTAAATCCTTATCATGGCTGAAATGGAACATGGCTAAATGGAAAGTTCAATGCCTATAATCGATGCGCAAATGATGATTTAGCGCCTTTAAAGGTttgtttccatatgatcgcattCGGTCGCGTACGATCGCAGATACCATCATATAGAAACTCATCCTGcgacaggggcgtagccagggggtggcccagggggcccgggccccccttcaagcagccaaaaatacagcagatgtatgagacattatctaaaatacaggagaaaatgccctaaaagggccttttgggctcCCTCATgctaaaaatcctggctacgccgctgtgcGACCGTGTGCGATTAAGTGCGTGTGCGATTGAGTGCGCTCAATCGCACACAGTGTGATCATATAGAAACCACTTTGCGATTGGTTGCGATAGTACGGTCAAATAAGCTGCGATCGTACGGTCAAATCAGCTGCGATCGTGTGTTCTTGAGttcgatcatatggaaaccttAATGAAATAAGACATTAAAATTTATGATAGTCACAAGAAACAAGAGCTTGTGAATTGAAGTATAACCTCCCTGTTCCCAGGTCTTATCACGGATATCTTGATCTCTCTGGATGACAAGTACCTGTACTTCAGTAACTGGCTTCAGGGAGATCTGAGACAGTACGACATCACAGATCCCAGGAACCCTAAGCTAACTGGAAGGGTGAGGTGTTTTCTGTCATTGTTTTAATTAGTCTTGAGTGGAAATTCGAAAGAGGTTGCTTTTAGCCGCACCCCCTTCCATGTCCGCCACCCCCCTATTCCCTCTCCTTCTCCACGGTCCTTCTCCAAGTTGCTTTAGGCCTTCCCAGgccgcgtacccaggattggccgaggggggggggggggggggggttcataggtatcatatgcaAAAAGCATAGTAAGGAaagacccactttttggccctGTGTGCGCGCCTGCTTcctatctttttttctctcggGTGCTCATATCATGGCTACATTACATTACAGAGACATTCTCGAGACATTCTGTCTCAGCACATCATTTTCAATCTTCTCCTTTTAACTCCCCTGCTTAGCGGCCCCATATTAGGACTCAGTGGTTacatgtaaaaataaaaaataaaaaataaataaatatagcaTTTATATAGCACTTATACAAACCATGTTCTAAGCCCTTCACATTTTAAATCCTATTATATATTAAGAACGTCAATTCCTTGAGAATTGAGAAACACAAGCTCTAATATAAGgccgagaaacagaaagataccATCCATGTCtcaaccgggaatcgaacccgtttcAGCTGaagtgagaggccccatacgctgacgcgctaacacactgggccacccgTGATCCTGtagattataaaaaaaaagctgataTCGACTTTTATTGTCGTCAGCTTTTCATTGGTGGCAGCATGACGCGTAACAGCGCCGTGAAGATGATTCCTGATGACGACCTGCAAGAGGCGCCCATGGAGTGTTACGTGAAGGGAAAGAAGGTGGAGGGAGGACCGCAGATGATTCAACTCAGCCTGGACGGCAAGCGGCTGTATGTCACTACCTCACTATACAGCAATTGGGACAAACAGTTTTACCCGGAGTTAGTTAAGTATGTAGGGACCTTCTCGCTAATACGGttgtaataataacaacaataacagcaacaacgaCGAttatggtggttgtggtggtgatgacgacgatgagagtaatgatgatggtggtgatgataatgacaacaatcataatcatcattgccGTTGCCATATAAACCAAACTTATTTTATTACCCCCTAACTATCGTGTCTATTTACAGAAAAGGCGCTATGCTGCTCGTGGTCGATGTGGACCATGTAAACGGTGGTATGATGCTCAACAAAGACTTCTTGGTGGACTTTGGCGAGGAACCGGATGGTCCCACCCTGGCCCACGAGGTCCGTTATCCTGGGGGTGACTGCTCCTCGGACATTTGGCTCTAGACACGATAACGCAACAAACTGGATAATGGACTAGATAAGAAACTTTTATATGAATAGCTTTTTAAAAAGCGTGGGAATAGAATATTGGGTAAAAAACAGGTCCTTTTTGTAGATCATAAATGTCTCTTCTCTTGGTCTCGGGAGCTTACGGTTTTACGCTGAGTCAAAAATTGTAAACTCAGAGGTGGAATTAAGAACATATAGAAATCTACGGAGGGTTGATGGACCCCCATTTTACATGGAACCATTGACATTCTCCCAACACCTCCCCCCCACTTCAAGATCGCTGTCTTTCAAGCTCTCAAGGTACGTGGTTAAATAGGGCTTGTGTGGATGCGGTATGCGGTGCGGAATGCCTTAGAAAACTCTAATCGTGGATTTCTGCACTTTAAAGTAGCTATTCCTACAAGGTTATTATTAGCGGGTCCCCAGCACATAGAAAGAGCCTTGTCTGCcgccaagcaaaaaacaaacaaacaaacaaacaaacaaacaaaacaattatttcGCAAGTATTCTATGCGCTGATTTGAACTCACAAATGctaaaaagcatttttttctaatctactttatgtttatttttacgaGTAGATTGGAACACCCTCTTGAACCAGCTAACAAAAGCGATGTTTAAAACTAAGAGGtttcaaattaaaattaaactTTAACTGCCATGAATTGGTGGCATTTTAAACATATTAGACATTTCCTGTCTCAGAGATTCCCTGTCTCAGAAATTTCCCTGTCTAAGAATTCCCTGTCTAAGAGATTCCTAGCCTGCGTCCAGCCGGAAATAGTTTCATGATTAATAATGGAACTATTTCtggctgcacgcaggctaaGAGTGATTCCTTTCTAAGCTATCTCTCGATACCTCTGACTAACAAAGCTTCGAACATAAAATAAACTTGATTAATCAAAAGATACGCTCTACTGAAAATATAATCACAATACCAAAGCTTGAAACCTCTTCTCAATATTGTATAATTTACTGCTCAAAATATGTCCCTTGAATGATATAAGGGTAAACATCATTACcaatttcaaacaaaaataaaaaccaaatAGAACCCCTAATAAACATAATTTGTGCCTatgaacaataataataaccgAAATCTCAAGTAATTCTAATTATTTACAAGTAATCTGATGCTTTTCCTCTAAAAATCGTTTTCACACATGCAAACAGgtatgataaaaatatattaaatctATTTCTTGTTTACAATTATGTTTGCCAAAGTTAAAAATATGGACtattttaagatttttacATATACCTTGACGAAAAGATGCTCTTGCACTAAACAAACATCTCCCATCACTAAGTTCTAATAATTTATTCCAGCGATTCGCATAGAAAAAAGCTGCTTTACCTTCAAGAACCAAGACCTCGTACCCATTCCTCCTTAAGCTCACGTTTCTCAATCACTGCACAACCACTGATTGATAATTTGATCTAGTGTCAGGAGAAGGACCATTCTATCTATATTTGAGGAAATACCGAGAATGTTACCTCTCtgggaaataaacaaaaagcaaacctTTGCTTAAAAGTCAGTGGGGTCCCGTGAACAAAATATAgagttggaaaaaaaaaatcagtaaTACCCCGTCTGATTAAATGATCGGTGCCTGATAAAGCAGACAACTCTATTACTAGCATCGCTCTCTAAGGGCAATCTCTTATGGTGCAACCCTTTTTCTAAGAATTATCTAATCTGGAACTTCTGTGCATCTTGTTGTATTACGCTCATTTCCAGTCTTCTGGCGGTTCACGAAGGCAAAGCTACACGCGGTAGCCTGGGCTCTGAGTTgacaaaaatgttttattagtaTGTACCTAAGAGATCTATCAGACATGGGGATAAAGGCGCGGCTCACAACTACCATGAAAGCAAAAAGGTCTATTTtgccccttccccctcccttACCCTAAGCATACAAAGTAAACGCAACAGATGTCCAATAGAACAAGCGATTCTTGGTTATTTTCACATTTAAGAAGGAAACTTAATGCAATTATTTAATGTAGAGAAAAGGAAAGGGCCAAAAATACCTAGTGTCTAAAACGCGTAAACGGGATTTTGAAACAACAATCTCTATCCaataccccccctcccccccccccccccccactctaAGAGACCAGAAAAAAATCCAGGGGGCTTATTAGACCTTTTACGGTAATTAGGGTAATTACGGTAATTAGGGTAATTACGGTAAACTGTTTTTGCCCTCCCGAGTCTCGAAAAGATTTTTTAGACCAATACACAAGTTTCCTACAAGCgctaccatggcaaccaagCTTTCAAGATTGCCAATCTTCTTTTCAGAGAGATTTCTTTCAGTTTTGGAGTTATAGATACGGCttttgaaagaaaatgtaGTTGAGAATTAGCACCTTTATTCGTATCCTTATTGGTTAACTTTTTtaggttgccatggtaacccGTGCTGCACTTCTATCCCTTACTTTACTGCAACTTTAAATATTTTGCGAACTCTGGTCAACAATTTCCAACCGCCGAACCGTCTTCTGGCTTCTTTCACTCAAACAAACGTAATTACATTTGCTTGCAGTGAGGTGACGGGATTTAAagccatttcagtgctggcaATAAATCTGCTTCAAGGACTTTGAATGACAGAGGTCAGAAGCCAATTGTTAGAAATGTCGGCgagagttcgcagaatattAGAAACGGCAGTAAGGTATTTTTCAGATCAATTTAAAACTGCTTGAGTGCAAGATCGTATTTTTTGGGGTACGTTTTAACTGCTTTTTTCATAAGCCATGGACCACTGGGGTTTACTGTTAAATTGTTAGTTTAATTTTATATGACGCCTTTTTCTTGGGACAAGGCCGTAATTATCACTTTAATCTTTATTCCAAATACTTCAGCTACAACAATCGTTACAaatgaacaaacaaacaagacaaataaGCAAACGAATAGACATACAAACAAGAAACCAAACAACTAAGCAAACAAACTAACAATAGATTACAGTTAAGCAGGATTTAAGGGAGTGCGAGTAAGGTTAAAGATTTTCTCGCCAAATTACAAAAGCATAAGAGGGCTCAAGTAGTTTAGAAGATACCTAAAGAAGGAGTTTAGTGTGATTTACAGAAGTGCCAAGGACTTATCGCCAATGATGAACAAacgtatgttttttttcttgtaagaATTAAAGTGTGGTTTATAAGATACCTAACGAAACCGTTTAGCGGGTTTTAAGGTTATATAAAGGTCTTAACATCAAAGGTGAACGTATGGTTTATTCTAGAAAGAGTTCAAATGTGGTTTATAAGAGACCAGAAGAGGTTCATGTCCAAACGTTTTCATTGCTAAAGAAGTGCAAAGTATGGTTTATAAAGTATGGTTCATAAAGAGTTTAAAAATGGTTTATAAAGAGTTTACGAATGGTTTATAAAGTATGGTTTAAAAAGAGTTTAAGTATGGTTTATAAAGAGTTCAAGAATGGTTTATAAAGTATGGTTTAAAAAGAGTTTAAGAATGGTTTATAAAGTATGGTTTAAAAAGAGTTTACGAATGGTTTAAAAAGAGTTTAAGAATGGTTTATAAAGAGCAAAAAGGCTCGACCCTCATAGCTAAGGGGAACGTTTATTCGTCTGGGTTTTACTTGTGGAAAGAGAGACGTGCGTACGCTTGGTATAATGACAGCAACCAGAAGCAAGTGATGTCACTTAGGGtgcaaggatttttttacgtcaTGCAAAGATAGCTTTCCTTATGCCATGCAAGCACGGTTTTTCTTATGACATGCAAACATGGCTTATAAAACAGGCGGCGAGCATGCGATAAGTAGCTCAGCGGTATGTCGCGCATGCGCAAATGTCTCACCTCATTTCGAGGTATGTAGATTACAGATGGACGAGGTTAAGAAAGATAATCATTGCCCGTTATTTCATTCAAGTCTTTCATGAGCCCTTCAAGGCCAGCTAATTCTTTGTCTAGATCGGCGACAACTTCACCCTGAGGGGAGAGGTGTAAAAGTAAGTATCAACCCTAACAGGGGTGGGCTCGATCACCAGCCGCGCAGTACAAGACGTCGGCTGGAAGTAGAGTCTATAGCAGGCATTTACATGGACAAgctattgtaaaaaaaaggcccCATTGAATAATAAAGGCAAAGGCATTTCAAAATTTCTAGCATATTGTTCTTACTCTTTGGATTAGATTTTGAGTGACATGGCTCATTCGAATTCATTCTCAGCTCTGTCAAATGAATTGAACAAGAACATCCAAATGTTAAATCGCCAAATCCTAGGATGTTACTTGATACACACTTATGCCTGCTTATGCGAGAAAGCAAACAATAAAGCACGTGGAAATGGGAGAAAGCGGGCTTGTTAAGCAGCGATGAAGTGTGCAAGTGCAACGAGCTGAAACAGAGGGTGATGGACGAGAGATGAAAGGTTGTCTAAGAACAACGGGGTCAAGTTGAATTGaaatcagaaaaatataagaaGGTAGAACATGTAAAAGAGAAATGGATGTGATGAGAAAACCTACGGAAAACTCATCGTAAGCACTAAACATCATATTAGGAAAGAAAATCTTTAGTTACAGCATATCAAAGTAGTTTCCGGATGACCGCTTAGGCGCGTAAATGTTTTCCCGCCTAAAATATTGTAATTCCCGAATGCGCACAATTATGGTGTCTAGTGCTTGCGACACGTTGGCAGATTGTTCTGCTATTACAAATTCCAAATTTCTTTCAAATTGTCAAGACGAGAGGAAAATGAGTTGAAACACGAAAAGACAAAGGAAAATGAGCGACTTACTGCGTCTCTCTGCTGTTTAGGACTGTACACTTCGTTGTAAGTTGGTGGCGGTGACCGTACTCCGTTAGGAGATCGGGGCATGGCGGGTCTGTTATACCCCACAGGAGGGAGTTGGATGTCGTCTTTGGGcgctgatgacgtcacttgtGGGACCTGAGTGTAGATGTTGTGGCTTAGCTTCCCCCCTTTGttagattgttttattttacttaaaaCTCAGTTTTCTTGAACCAGTTACTTGAATTTTCTGACCTGGTGTCAGAACTATAGCTTTGTCTCTGTTTAATTTTGTGAACACTAGACAATCATATTTCTCGTAATGTGTCTTATAGTTTGCTTCATTTTTTCGTCAGCATCAGCCTATATCCTTTATCGTCAACTAGGTGACGGATTTGGTGATGCAAGTTTTATATCGAGGTCACCCCTGTCGGTAAGTGACTGGTTATGTTAGTTTATAGGAAGGGTAAGCTTTTGATTAAGGTCAATTTAGAATTAGTCGGTAATTAGGTTATGGAGTTGGTGAGCTTTTACATTAAGATCACTGGCAGTAGCAATAAAGTAGCTGTTAGCTTATTTACGGTTGAGGTGAGGGTTTAAATAACAGCACTTATTAGAAACCAGAATCAGGTAAGGTCAGTTTATAAGTgggaccaggggaggagtccCATAAAGGGGAGaccgaagcaagggtttcaagaaagggggtagattcattgttcttgcgtggatttccttatatttcttgttatttttgaggCAAATATATGATaatagagggaggggggggggggggggggggcgctcagcccacccctagatccgcccctcgGGACTTGGGCATTTGATTGAGTTGTAAAATCAATTAGTGACTGGGTTATGGGGAGGAATAAGCTTTATTGTCAGCAAATCCCACAAGTCCATCCCTGGTTACCTTATAATGCGGTCCGTTGTCTTGGAATGTGGGTATCGGCGGTCTGATTGGCTGCTGGTGATCCAGGTCATAAGACTGGGATCTCTGTGGTGGCAAGGAGATCAGCGGTTCGGTAGAGTTGTCTAATGAGCCGCTGCGTGGGAACTGAGCACTATTATGCCGCATTGGCGTGCTGGTCATTGGGTACTTGGAGCCTACGAGTGAATACAAAGAGTGAATACAACAAGTTTGGTTATCGGGTACTTGGAGCCTACGAGTGAATACAAAGAGTGAATACAACAAGTTTGGTTATCGGGTACTTGGAGCCTACGAGTGAATACAACGAGTTTGGTTATCGGGTACTTGGAGCCAAGAGTGAATACAACGAGTTTGGTTATCGGGTACTTGGAGCCTACGAGTGAATACAAAGAGTGAATACAACGAGTTTGGTTATCGGGTACTTGGAGCCTACGAGTGAATACAAAGAGTGAATACAACAAGTTTGGTTATCGGGTACTTGGAGCCTACGAGTGAATACAAAAAGTTTGGTTATCGGGTACTTGGAGCCTACGAGTGAATACAACAAGTTTGGTTATCGGGTACTTGGAGCCTACGAGTGAATACAAAGAGTGAATACAACAAGTTTGGTTATCGGGTACTTGGAGCCAAGAGTGAATACAACGAGTTTGGTTATCGGGTACTTGGAGCCTACGAGTGAATAAAAAGAGTGAATACAACAAGTTTGGTTATCGGGTACTTGGAGCCAAGAGTGAATACAATGAGTTTGGTTATCGGGTACTTGGAGCCTACGAGTGAATACAACAAGTTTGGTTATCGGGCACTTGGAGCCAAGAGTGAATACAACGAGTTTGGTTATCGGGTACTTGGAGCCTACGAGTGAATACAACGAGTTTGGTTATCGGGTACTTGGAGCCTACGAGTGAATACAACGAGTTTGGTTATCGGGTACTTGGAGCCTACGAGTGAAAACAATGAGTTTGGTTATCGGGTACTTGGAGCCTACGAGTGAATACAACGAGTTTGGTTATCGGGTACATGGAGCCTACGAGTGAATACAACGAGTTTGGTTATCGGGTACATTTTAAAAGCTTGTGAGTGACGGAAGTGAAGGAAGaaagagaaacagaaagaagggaaataataagaaatgaaaacGAAATGCAGAAAGCACACTATATAGACCAATGAACCATGTTAAGAGTGAACATCTATACTATAGGTCCTATTTACATAGTTATTGTTGtatttactgttttttttttctataggaACTGAGGTGTGTCGTTCTTTTGTCGGCCTACGAGTATTGTGGAGTTACCCCAAGTTGACAGTGTTTACAAGAAATGTTCAGGTTACAGAGATAATCATCTGCTCTATTCGCTGTCTCTTTTTCTTGAGCTTAGAGCTATTGAGTTATTTACAGTACCACTATAAACATGCTGTGCTAAGTTGAGCCCTCCTCTGGCAAATTGTCCCTTGCAAACCTAGGTAACCATAACAGTAAAACCCTATAAACACAATCTCGGCATTGTTTCTGGTACAGGCTCGCCTGGTTGACTTCGAATTAAAGGCAATAATGGCATAGCATCGTGCAGCATACTACAATTACACTGTGCATTCCTCGAGCTAGTGACGCTACCTATTTTACAAATGCACCGGCGCTGTTACTCCTTACAAGTATATTACCAGTAGAATGTTTTTTATAAGGATAGCGATACGTACGTTTTTTGCGAAACAAGACCGAAGGCATTCGCACAATTCTTACACTCATGGCGTTTATATGGTGTATAGGCAAGTCTCTCTTGGTGCAAAATAGCCAGTTTGAATAGCGATAAGGTATTCTTACATACTAGGAGACTTATTGTTATATATAGCTGACATTTCGTAATGCTTCAGCACGGCTTTTCATTGGTTTATCCGTCGAGCTACACTGCTGACGTATCACAGAAATGCAAGTTATTCGCCGGGCTTCAGCATAGCTTATCATTGGCTCATCCGTCACAAAACACGAACTTCCGGCTAACGCCAACACATGGCTACACTTTTACAGTGACGCCATATGTACGTGCCGTTTTGGTTTTGCTTAGCTAACCCGGAAACACGTGGATTGTGAACTTGGGTGCACTTGGTTAATGAGTTTTGTTGGCTAGCTCTCTGAAGTCTGGTTGGCACTAGGACGCAAGGGCAACACAGTGCGAATCGGTCAAACGAAAGAGCAAGAAACAGACCCAGTCCTTTAGCCCTTGCTCCAGCGATCCCATGAGAATAGGGAGATTATTTGCGTCACGCTTGGGTCCCAGTGAACCGACATTACAAGCTCGCAGCATGATCATGTTTAACGCTTTACTTCGAGAGCAGACGGAGAGTAACATGCGGCCAGGTGCAAGTACAAGGAAGGCTTGACAGGTCCAGCGCGTACGGCAGCGAAAAGAGAGTCGAAAGATTCGATATATGCATTGCACTGGTAAGGAAACAAGCCCACACATTGAACTGGAGACGCCCACAATCACAAGGCAACAACAGATCAGTTTGTTTCCAAAGTCAATTCAACCGCCATTCTTAGCTAACTAAACACGCAAAGCATTCATTCAGCGGTTTATTCAGGTAACACAGCACTTTCGTTCATCTAATAATCTGAATTTATTTATAGATGATTAATTGCGAATCTGATTTTAAAAAACTGCTGTCTTTTCAATCCTAAACTTGATTGGATGGTACGTGCGCTATCATTGGACCAAAAGCGATCCACGTAACTGGATTTCATAAGCAATGTAACATGTTATTTTTGGTTGCCATGCTTCTTATTTGCCAAATATCAACACTTGTTTACTCGCAAACGACCGTCAACGCAAAGCACCCTGGGTAAGATGAAACAGTCCTATCAGTTATGTTGCTTCCTATCATGTTTACTGCGCTAGTTTTAACAAGGCGCAACGTGGAAATGATAAATTCTCACAATTACCGGGATGATTAAAATACGATATTTTACCGAGTTAAACTAAAACTTGATGAAATATGAGCAGTGTGGTTCTTTGCAGTGATTGCTGTGTGTGACTCTGTAGGACAATACTAATCTTACAATAATCTTCTATATCTGTGGTTTCTGGTGTGTGCGGCCGGccatgggatacctgtggactCAAGTTTTTTCTGTTGTACTTATGCTTCAAGTATTTGCGGtcgtgggttacctgtggattCTGGTGTCTGTGGTCGTGGATACGTGACCACTGGGTGGTATGGCGCCGGTCCGGGGGAGGACACAGGCGAAGGCATGTCGTCGCTCAACATGTGTTCCGGTGGGGGTGGTAGTGGGTCGATCTCGGGCTCAGCGAAAGAGTGGCGCTCATATTGGTTTTCCATGCGATTGTCAATCAGGGGCTGCGTCTCGAATGTACTTCTGCGAATaaaacgaaaacaaaacatcacTCAACGTGCGACATTCTTCTTTGTACTGGGATTTACACAATCTTTGCAT contains:
- the LOC125561345 gene encoding methanethiol oxidase-like isoform X2 — encoded protein: MSGPREQIVYLPCIHNNTPINKPDYLATVDVDPTSPTYSQVIHRLPMPYIGDELHHTGWNACSSCYGDPSKSRNRLIMPGLISSRVYVIDVSTNPRAPRIHRIVEPEEVFAKTGAANVHATHCLGSGEVMISTLGTADGKARGGFILLDGETFHVKGQWERDNVGVPMGYDFWYQPRHNVLMSTEWGDPEAFIRGFYLEDLTSNKFGSHVHVWDWTTHEKVQTMDLGFGTIPLEIRFLHDPSQPQGFTGCALSSTIVRFFKTPDNSWSHETVITVPPKKVEGWVLPEMPGLITDILISLDDKYLYFSNWLQGDLRQYDITDPRNPKLTGRLFIGGSMTRNSAVKMIPDDDLQEAPMECYVKGKKVEGGPQMIQLSLDGKRLKGAMLLVVDVDHVNGGMMLNKDFLVDFGEEPDGPTLAHEVRYPGGDCSSDIWL
- the LOC125561345 gene encoding methanethiol oxidase-like isoform X1, with the translated sequence MSGPREQIVYLPCIHNNTPINKPDYLATVDVDPTSPTYSQVIHRLPMPYIGDELHHTGWNACSSCYGDPSKSRNRLIMPGLISSRVYVIDVSTNPRAPRIHRIVEPEEVFAKTGAANVHATHCLGSGEVMISTLGTADGKARGGFILLDGETFHVKGQWERDNVGVPMGYDFWYQPRHNVLMSTEWGDPEAFIRGFYLEDLTSNKFGSHVHVWDWTTHEKVQTMDLGFGTIPLEIRFLHDPSQPQGFTGCALSSTIVRFFKTPDNSWSHETVITVPPKKVEGWVLPEMPGLITDILISLDDKYLYFSNWLQGDLRQYDITDPRNPKLTGRLFIGGSMTRNSAVKMIPDDDLQEAPMECYVKGKKVEGGPQMIQLSLDGKRLYVTTSLYSNWDKQFYPELVKKGAMLLVVDVDHVNGGMMLNKDFLVDFGEEPDGPTLAHEVRYPGGDCSSDIWL